The segment AGGCTGGCGCGGTATAGAGCAGCACCGAGGCCAGCGCCGCCCCAACCATGTTGATGGACAGGACATAGGCTCCGAACAGGGTGGACACCCCGATGATGCCGAAGGAGGCGATGGCCGGGGCGTCCTTGCGCTGGAGCCGCCAGGCCCCCGTGGCCAGGGCGTGCGCGGCGAAAAAGCTCCAGCCGATGGCGGAACGCCAGAAAGCGGCTTCAAGTGGCGACACGCCCAGGCTGATGACCTGCTTGGACAGCGGCCCGATGAGCGCCCACAGGGCGGCGGCGCACAGGACGTAGATATAGCCAGCGTTCAGCATCGCCTAAAGCTGCACCCAGGCGCCGACCTTGTGCTCCAGCGCCTTCTCGTAGATCAGGTGGCCCGTCATGACATCGTCAAGCGCGATGCCCATGAGCACGGCCGCGCGCCTGCCCCTGCGCAGGCCGGTTTTTGTCCCGGCGCAGATTTCCCCCATGTCGGAGTGCAGGCCCGGCTTGTTCGGGTAGCCATTCAGAAAATATACGCCATGTTCCTGGGTCCATAGATACTGTCCCGCGGAATCGGTGGTGAAGCAGGACGCGCCGCTCATGGTGGCCGCGTCGAAGGCGGAGTCGTAGTCCACGGCGATGGCGAGCACGTCGTCCTTGAGCCAGCCTGCTTCTACGAAACGCTTGGGTTTTTCCACGATGGGCGAACAAGTGATGACCACATCCGCACCGGCCACGGCCTCCTTGGGCGAGCCGCAATTGCAGAAATCCGCCTGGGGAAGCAGTGCCCGCATGTCGGCCACGAAGCGTTCCGCCTGGCCGGAAACGGGATCGAACATGCGCACGGCGTCGATCTTCGGAAACACCTCGATCATGGCGCGCAGGTTCATGCGGCCTTGCACGCCCAGGCCGATGATGCTCACGCAGCGGGTTTCGGGATCGCCGAAGTGGCGGGCGTATACGCCGGAGGCGGCGCCCGTGCGCCAGGCGGTGATCCAGGCCGCGTCCATTACGGCGCGAACCAGACCCGTCTCCGGGTCGATGAGGGTCCAGATTCCGGTGATGTAGGGCAGCCCCTTTTTCTGGTTTGGGGGATAGCCGGACACCACCTTGACCCCGGCCATGTCGAGCGTGCCGCCCACGTAGCAGGGCATGGAGTGGTTGAAGCAGTCCCGCCGGGTGTGGATGCCGATTTTGGCAGGCATTTCCACCTCGCCGCGGCCCATGGCCGCGAAGCCTTCCTCGACCACGTCCATGATTTCGCGCATGGTGATGCCGAGGGAGTCGATGTCCGCGCGGGAGAGCCAGAGCACGTCGAAGTCCATGGGTCGCTCCTGATGGGGATGGTTTTGCAGACTCATTTCCGTAAGCTCTTTCTCGTGCTTCGTCAAAAGCGGACGCCCGCACGCGGCTTGCGCACGCGGTGCGCTGGGGGTAGTGTCCACCGCATGAGACAATGCGATTTTTGTGTGGATGCGTCTGCGGCGGGAATGCGGCTGGACCGCGCTTTGGAGGTGCTGCTTCCCGGCAGCGGCTTGAGGGGCCGTCGTCGGCTCATTGAGGGGGGACGGGTGTTGGTAGACGGCCGGGCGGCCTCGGCCGGGCTCAAGCTCAAGGTCGGGCAGCGCGTGGAGGTGCTGCCGGAAGAAACGGGGCCTTCGGACCTTGAATGTCCGCAAGTGCCTGTGCTGACTCGCACTGCAGCGTATGCCGCCGTGGACAAACCCGCCGGGCTGCACAGCGCCTCCCTGGCCGGGGGAGGCGGGCCGAGCCTGCAGGCCATGCTGCCTTCGCTCTTTGCCGGAGAATCGCCAATACTGTTGAATCGGCTGGACCGCCCCACATCCGGCATCGTGCTTGTGGCCATGGGACAGGCTGCGGCTCGTGCGTTTCAGGCCCTCGCGCCCGGCTCGGTTCTCAAGGAATACCTGGCTGTGGTCCAGGGAGAACTGGCAGAGACGCTCGAGCTTAAGCGTCGGCTCGACACGGACGACTGCAAGCGCACCCGCGTGCTGGGCCGTCTCGACCCGGACCCGCGCGGCTGGACCCTTGTTTGGCCTGAGGCGGTGCTTTCCGCCGGGCGCACCCTTGTGCGCGTGCGCATTCAGGCCGGGGCCCGGCATCAGATTCGCGCGCACCTCGCCGCCGCCGGATTGCCCATCGTGGGCGATCCTTTGTACGGCGAGGGCATTTGCGAGGCCGACGCCACGCTGTATCTGCATCATCAGCGGATGGAGTTCCGGGGCTTTCGCGCCTATTGCCCGCCGCCCTGGCTTGGGGAACTTGACCGGACCGGAACGCCCGACCCGGCTCGGAGCATGGAGGAAGCATGAAGAAGTCACTTGCCGCCGTCGCCGTCTGTGCAATCATCGCGGCGGCCAGCCTGTCCGCGTTCGCGCAGTCGGCAATGTCCAAGGGACAACTGCTTTATGTGCCGTGCTATTCGCACATTTACCACGGGGTCAAGACGCGGCCCTTTGACCTGACCATAACCCTTTCCGTGCGCAACGCCGACCCGCGCCGCGCCATGCGCATCACCGCTGTTGACTACTACGGCTCGGACGGCAAGCTGATCAAGCGGTTTCTGACCCATGAATCGCCGCTGCCGCCCATGGCGGCGCGAGAGTTCACCGTGGAGCAGAACGACACCAGCGGCGGTTCCGGGGCGTCGTTTCTGGTGCGCTGGCGCGCGGACGCGCCCGTGAACGAGCCTGTGGTGGAGTCCGTGATGATCGGCACGGCCAACAGCCAGGGCATTTCCTTCACCAGCCGTGGCGTGGCGGTTCAGGAATAGCCGGGGAGCCGCATGAAGTCAGGCCGGGCCATCGAACGCGTCGACCTGGACGTGGCCGTTCAGGCGGGCGTCGTGACCTCGGAGCAGGTGCGCGAACTGCTGCGCATTGCCGAACAGCGTTGCGTCCAGCAGCCAGGTTTGAACGTCCAGCAGTTGGCCTTTTATCTTGGCGGGCTTTTGGTCATCGGCGCCATGGGCTGGTTTGTCACCTCCGCCTGGGACGACATGGGCGGGATCGGATTTCTGCTCACCTCCGCAGGGTACGCCAGCGCATTCACCTGTGCTGGCGCGGCCCTGTGGAGCAGGCCTGGCGGCCGGACGCCAGGCGGCGTGCTCATCGCCCTGGCCGTGAGCATGATCCCCATGGGCGTATACGGGGCGCAAGTGCTGACGGGCTTCTGGCCA is part of the Humidesulfovibrio mexicanus genome and harbors:
- a CDS encoding ornithine cyclodeaminase family protein; the protein is MDFDVLWLSRADIDSLGITMREIMDVVEEGFAAMGRGEVEMPAKIGIHTRRDCFNHSMPCYVGGTLDMAGVKVVSGYPPNQKKGLPYITGIWTLIDPETGLVRAVMDAAWITAWRTGAASGVYARHFGDPETRCVSIIGLGVQGRMNLRAMIEVFPKIDAVRMFDPVSGQAERFVADMRALLPQADFCNCGSPKEAVAGADVVITCSPIVEKPKRFVEAGWLKDDVLAIAVDYDSAFDAATMSGASCFTTDSAGQYLWTQEHGVYFLNGYPNKPGLHSDMGEICAGTKTGLRRGRRAAVLMGIALDDVMTGHLIYEKALEHKVGAWVQL
- a CDS encoding pseudouridine synthase, with product MRQCDFCVDASAAGMRLDRALEVLLPGSGLRGRRRLIEGGRVLVDGRAASAGLKLKVGQRVEVLPEETGPSDLECPQVPVLTRTAAYAAVDKPAGLHSASLAGGGGPSLQAMLPSLFAGESPILLNRLDRPTSGIVLVAMGQAAARAFQALAPGSVLKEYLAVVQGELAETLELKRRLDTDDCKRTRVLGRLDPDPRGWTLVWPEAVLSAGRTLVRVRIQAGARHQIRAHLAAAGLPIVGDPLYGEGICEADATLYLHHQRMEFRGFRAYCPPPWLGELDRTGTPDPARSMEEA
- a CDS encoding DUF3124 domain-containing protein, producing MKKSLAAVAVCAIIAAASLSAFAQSAMSKGQLLYVPCYSHIYHGVKTRPFDLTITLSVRNADPRRAMRITAVDYYGSDGKLIKRFLTHESPLPPMAAREFTVEQNDTSGGSGASFLVRWRADAPVNEPVVESVMIGTANSQGISFTSRGVAVQE